Genomic window (Leptolyngbya sp. 'hensonii'):
GAGTTATTTGATACCCCAAAGCTAACCGACGTATCTGACATTGTCAACTATTTTCTGGATTCTTTTCTTGAAATGTCAGGCTAGAGTTTTGCTGGATACCCAAATGGCTTGATTTACAGGTAACGAGAAGGGGAGAATAATGCTCGTCAAGATGAAACTGTGGCTCCAGTACAAGTTGGGCTGTATAACAATTCGCTTGCGGCGGATGGCCTCAATACTCTGGTGTTGACTCGAAGACTCTTACCCCCGCTGAAGCCCAAGCCGTTATGCCGCCGCAACCCCCCCCTTCGTGTCAGGTTAGCTGTTAGGATGCAATAATCCCCCAGAAGCGAAAGGCTTCAACTGATGGGCTCCCATTCTTCTTTGGGCAGATTGGGCGGGCACCAGAAGAGGTTTTTACTGGAGACCCCCAGAGAATCTAGAATTTCCCGCATGATGTCCGTGCAATACATCCAGTATCCGAGGTCCTCATACATGCGATCGGGATTAAATTCCTGGTCGTAATGCACCACATTGGGAAGATCGGCAAATTCATCGGAAGACTGGGGAGAGATGACGAGTAATCGCCAGGGTTTTCCCTGGCAGCGGCTTTCTAACTTGCTGGCCAGATCAATGATGCTGCCCCGATCGGCAATTCCTGTACGAACAAAGAGGACTTTATCGCAATGGCGCAGGGTGTACCAGAACCGACCCGCACGGGCAGAATAGCGAACCCGCATGCGGTCATAGACGGGTTGCATATGATTGACCGGATCATCACTCTCTTCCACTTCGTGCGCGAAGGAAAGTCCGGACCAGCGAGTGTGATAGACCCGTCGATGGTCATGGTTGTAGTGCAGGAGGGCTGGATTCCACATGTCGTAGAAATTGCTGGCGATCGCATCAGCCACATCACTGACTTTGGTGGTGCGGGTCAGGTCGAAGGGGAAAGCCGGACCATCGTACTCCAGTTTGTACAGAAGCATGCGAATCGCACAGCGATCGCCAAGGGGCAGGATCGCCACACGACTGATGTCTGAAAGGGGGCACTTGAATTGGAAAAGAATGGAGGAATGGGGCGCGGCTTTGACCCGGCTTTCCAGGCCATGTTTGCCAATTAACAACGTGCTAAATGGTGCGTCTGGACGGGTGGGGTCATCATAGACGCCATGGGGCATTGCCTGGAGCGCCGTGCGAACTTCCTGCCACATGGGATGGATGTTGTATTCCTGATCGGATTCGTTGATCACCCGCAGCAGACGATCGCTCTCTTGCAAGAGTCCTACATTGCCGTCATAGTACAAGATCTCGGAGTGACTGGGGGCGAAGAAGTTGCAGGCCGCACTATATTCAATGTCAGAGGCGGGAGGAATTTCAACGACTGAAGTGATCGTGCCACGATCGTCAACGGCGAAAGAGAGGTCGCTGCCATTGGCAGGGACATACAGACCCGGTACCAATTTGGCCCGTTCTTGCAGGGCAGTTTGCAAATCCTGCCAGTCGGGGTGTAGGGTGTAGGGATATTTGGAGGTATTGATAATTCGCAGGCAACGCTCTTCGTTGCAGACAAAGAGGTGAAAGTCTTTGTGATCGGAGTAGATTGGGACTTCCAATTTCTGGTAAGGAAGGCGTTTCTCCTGGGCCATGCGATGGGTATCGATCTGGAACAGTTGCTGATCGATCGCCTCAAACATGCGTCGATGGCCTGCTGAATTGGGATGAGCCGGATCAATGGCAAGTCCATCCTGCCAGCGCCCCTGTCCGTCATCCAGAACCCCCAACCAGTCGAAAATGGGCACGCCCCAGCTCAACATGCGGTTGTGGGTGTCCCGCAATAACCAGTGGTGTTCGGGGCCGTAATCGCCATTGGGATAGACCCCACCCAGCATGGGCATTGCCCCTAATTCTCGAATCATCTTCACCAGTTGCTGCAGGCCACTTTCGAAGCGCCGTTGTACAGCACGTCGATCGTGGGGGGCACAGTGGGCCAGTCCCTCATTGCCCAGGGAGAGGGATACGATGACGATATCGGGGTTTTCGGGCGCGATCGTGAGGGGAAAGCGATCAATCGTTCGACTGACATTGGCCCCAATTTCCGACAGATTGACGACCTGATGTCCGAACTGGTTATGCAGTGCTTGTTCCAGAAGATAGGCCCAACCTTTCAACAACCAGGCATTGCAGCCTAAAGCGACAGAACTCCCAATGATGATGATTTTCAGCCCCTGGGGGGTTTGGGGCAGAGGAGTCCGAGGGACTGGATTAGCCAAATATCCGTAAGGATGGGGACGCACAATGCCAAACATCCCGTCATCGACCACCAGCATGTTTCCCTGATGGTTGAGTTCAAAGGGGACGGAGCGGTTGTGGGCCTGGGTTTCCCAGTCTAGAGTGTCATCAGCGAGCAGGCGGACGTACTTGTATTCAAGGCTGGTAGGGAGGTCGGCGGCAGCAATCCCCAGGGTCGGATCGAGATCAACCCACCACAAGGGGTACTGGTCTGAACGGGTACGGAGCCGCACACACTTGGTCACATCCCATGCACCCAGTTGGGCAGTGGAGCCCAAAATCCCGATCGCTTCCCCTATCTGCGTGTGCGCTCTGACCTGAAATCGGTACATATGGGTCTACGGAGTAGTGAGAGGATTGAACTAGCGGCATGCAGGTCGAAATCACTGCTTGGGAAACTTCCGTATCCCTGGGAATCGAACCTATCATATATCTCCGTGCAATAGGTGTCTCAGAAACTACTTTGACGCTCGATCGGATGGTGGAAGGGGAGATGGGGGATTGTCTGAGTTCTCTGCATACCATCAACGTAGTTAAGGGAAAGTAGCCCCCTGGCTGGCTCCGTGACCGGTGGTCTGATCGTAGGTAATATCTTTCTGGTTATAGCGCTGGATGATCGATCGGGCCGCCTGATTGGCAGCACTTTCCAATTCTGGACAGGTGGGATAGGCCGAAAACCCCTGTAGTTTGCTTAAAATCTCCCGGCCTGCATTCAGCCCGTGATCTTTGTGGCCATCCTCATGGGCTTTCAGGGCTGTAATATAACGCTGCCATCGCTGCACCAGGGCTTGGGATACTTCACTCGACGGATGCCATTGCGGCATCAGGATGGTCACCTCCGTCTTCACCTGGGCTGTCGTGATCTGGCAATTTCCCCCTCTGGATTCATAGCGATAGTTCCAGCGAACATACCAGTCTGTTCTGGCATCAAAGCGGCGATTGGCATTGCTATCAGTTGGCCCCACCGCATTCATCTGCTCACGCAGTTCTTGCGCTGTCGATCCGGTGATGGTGTAGTAGGTCATTTTGACCGTCGCATCATCCTCTGGTTTGTTGGTTTGGGCCAGGGAGTCTAAATCCTGGAGGACAGGTGCAGCTCCGCAGCCCGCCAGCAAGGAGAGAGACACAGCCATGGCCGCAAGTTGACGCTGACGGGCTGACCACAGGGCAACCAGACTGGCTGGAGATCGTTGAGGCTGGACCGGTTTCAGAGTATTGCTTTTCACCATAGATTCAGGCGGGGGAGATGGAAAACAAGAGTCAAATTTTTTAGATGGCTTCCTCTTTATTCTTCCCTGACCGCAGATTTCCCGCTCAAAATCCCATTTTTTTAGAGCTGAATTTTAGTCACTGCAATCTGGCCTGAGAAGCAAACATCCACATCACTCCCGGGTTCCCGCGATCTCTGGGCATAGTCCCCCACATAAATCAATTGATCCCCCTCGACCCGGTAATTCACGGGCAGAGGCTGGGTCGAAAGCGGGCAAAACACCAGCTCCGGATCCGGATCATCCGGTTCCAGATGGGGCAAATTCACGTTCCAGAAGCTCCCTGGGTCCAGGGGCAGACGCAGGAGCTGGTTGACCACCGTTGCAGTCCAGCGAGCAGCCGTCTCCCAATGGATGGGACGTTTGCCTTTGCGGTAATGGGAGATGGCAATTCCCGGAATGCCATGGAGGGCAGCTTCCCGCACCGCAGCAACGGTCCCAGAGATATAAGTATCAGCACCCAGATTTCCACCTGCATTGATGCCAGACAGCACCCAATCCACCTCCGAACAGAGGTGACTGAGGGCAACACGGGTGCAATCTGCTGGGGTTCCCCCGATCGCAAACTCCTGCTGCGATCGGGGATGAATCTGGATGGGGTGGGAGGTCGTAACCTGGTGTCCACAGCCGGAATGATGCTCCTGGGGAGCCACCACGATTACCTCATTCGCCTCATGATCCACCCCATAGTCCTGCAGGGCCTGATACAGGGCCTTAATTCCTGGCGCGTCGATTCCATCATCATTGGTCAGAACAAAGGTCATGAATCGTTAGGGATAGGGGCCAGTCCCATCCTACAGGACCCCTTCCCGATCGTTTCACGGACAACAGGGTTCAAACAGCACCAGCCTGTACACAAGTTTTTTATTTTTTTCCCTTAGATTTGGAGTTAACATCTAGATGGCATTAAAAAATACTCTCAATGCCTAGTTGATAGTACTGAAACACTCTAGTTGGTATTACTGAATATCTATTTGGGTTATCACTGAATCCCTGATTCGGCAAGATCTTTGGCGACAGGAGGTCTAATTTCAACCTCATCCACCCTATCTTCTGAGCTGTTCTTGGGATCAGAAATTGAACTCAGTATTGCAGCTTGCCCACTCCCCAATGAGCCCCATGTATCCCCTTACTTCAGCATTCTTATTCAGGTAAAAGCATTCCAATGAGTACGACCCGGCATTCTAACCGTTCTTTTCACCCGTCCTATCCGGCCCTGATCTCGACTGCCCTGCTCACAGGGGGTCTCTTCCAGCTCGCCCTGCCGGTGCTGGCGATCGGAGCTCCGGCGGGCACCCAGATCAACAACCGGGCCACCGCTACCTACGAAGACTCCACCAATCCAGGCGTACAGATCAATACCACTTCCAACACGGTCACGATCACGGTGGCTGAAGTCGCCGGTCTGACCAACGTCCCCGCCGGAATTTTAGATGCCAATGGCGGTAGCGTGTCCACAGGGGATACGGTGAGCTTCGACTTCCTCGTGACAAACGTGGGGAACGACGCGACCAACCTCTTCATTCCCGGTTCTAACAACATTACGACCCAGGGCCTGACCATCACCACGATTCAAGCTGACCTGGACAACAACGGTACCTTTGAGACCACCTTCACCCCAGGCACCGACTTTACCACCACAACCCCGATCGCCGCCGATGCCAGCATTCGGGTGCGGGTCACGGGTACGGTGACCGCTAACACCGCTGGGGCTCCCGTCTCGGTTCGGTTAGGAGACACCCCTCCCAACGATAACTCAGCGGCGACCCAGAACCAGGCCAGTACTGGTGTAAACACGGATGTCCGAACCGTGAATACGGGTGCCACCCCGGTTAACGGTCAACGGGAAGCCAGTGCCCTGAACGCCACTACTCTGGGCATTGCCGTCACCACTCAAGCCTTGGCTACTGTCCTGAAAACCATGGCCACCTACAGTCCAGGGGGTACGGCTACCACAGACGACCAGGTGACCTACCGGTTAGATCTGCGCATTCCCTCCAGCCCGCCCCCTGGGAACAGCTTCACCGTGGGTACCCTGGAAGGTACCGCGATCACGGTCAACGGCAACACTGTCACCCGGATTCTGGTGTCTGATGTCATCCCGGCAGGCACAGTCTTTGACCCCGGTTTCACCCCGGTGGCTCCGCCTAACTGGCAGGTGGTGTACAGCACTACGGCCCCGGGTAACGCGATCGCCGCCCAGTGGCAAACCGCCCAACCTGCTGCCGCCACTATCCGCCGTGTGGGTTTCATCCTCAACCTGCCTGCGGGTACCGCTGCGGATGCCAATGGGGGCACCCTGCCACCCGGTTCCACCACCGAAACAGATGCCAATGGGTTCCGCTTCCGGGTGGTGACGACGAACCTGACCACGGGGGGCCAAGTCGCGAACATTGCCCAGGCATTTGGGGAAACCCAGGGCGATGCCGCCAACACGATCGTCTACGACGAATCCGGGGACCAGAACCCGAATAACTTTGACGGCAGCGCTCCTGGTGCTGCCTTTAACCCGGTAACAGATACGGGCGTTGCCAACCCTACCACCCAGGGCACGGACAACAGCAACAACAACACGGGCCAGGGAGCAGGCGGGGAAGATAACGTGGTGGTGATTTCACCCCCCGGCAGCATTCTCAATGGTCCCCAGGGCCAACCGGGAGCCACAGGGCCGACCAACCAGCAGGACGACTTTACAAACAAGACGGCAACGGATACCCCGGCGGGTAATGCCGGAACCTACGATCCGGCCCCCATTGTCTTCACGAATACGGTTCAGAATCCTCCCAGTAATACCAGCAACCTGAGCAATG
Coding sequences:
- a CDS encoding DUF922 domain-containing Zn-dependent protease, which encodes MVKSNTLKPVQPQRSPASLVALWSARQRQLAAMAVSLSLLAGCGAAPVLQDLDSLAQTNKPEDDATVKMTYYTITGSTAQELREQMNAVGPTDSNANRRFDARTDWYVRWNYRYESRGGNCQITTAQVKTEVTILMPQWHPSSEVSQALVQRWQRYITALKAHEDGHKDHGLNAGREILSKLQGFSAYPTCPELESAANQAARSIIQRYNQKDITYDQTTGHGASQGATFP
- a CDS encoding DUF1796 family putative cysteine peptidase yields the protein MYRFQVRAHTQIGEAIGILGSTAQLGAWDVTKCVRLRTRSDQYPLWWVDLDPTLGIAAADLPTSLEYKYVRLLADDTLDWETQAHNRSVPFELNHQGNMLVVDDGMFGIVRPHPYGYLANPVPRTPLPQTPQGLKIIIIGSSVALGCNAWLLKGWAYLLEQALHNQFGHQVVNLSEIGANVSRTIDRFPLTIAPENPDIVIVSLSLGNEGLAHCAPHDRRAVQRRFESGLQQLVKMIRELGAMPMLGGVYPNGDYGPEHHWLLRDTHNRMLSWGVPIFDWLGVLDDGQGRWQDGLAIDPAHPNSAGHRRMFEAIDQQLFQIDTHRMAQEKRLPYQKLEVPIYSDHKDFHLFVCNEERCLRIINTSKYPYTLHPDWQDLQTALQERAKLVPGLYVPANGSDLSFAVDDRGTITSVVEIPPASDIEYSAACNFFAPSHSEILYYDGNVGLLQESDRLLRVINESDQEYNIHPMWQEVRTALQAMPHGVYDDPTRPDAPFSTLLIGKHGLESRVKAAPHSSILFQFKCPLSDISRVAILPLGDRCAIRMLLYKLEYDGPAFPFDLTRTTKVSDVADAIASNFYDMWNPALLHYNHDHRRVYHTRWSGLSFAHEVEESDDPVNHMQPVYDRMRVRYSARAGRFWYTLRHCDKVLFVRTGIADRGSIIDLASKLESRCQGKPWRLLVISPQSSDEFADLPNVVHYDQEFNPDRMYEDLGYWMYCTDIMREILDSLGVSSKNLFWCPPNLPKEEWEPIS
- the surE gene encoding 5'/3'-nucleotidase SurE; translated protein: MTFVLTNDDGIDAPGIKALYQALQDYGVDHEANEVIVVAPQEHHSGCGHQVTTSHPIQIHPRSQQEFAIGGTPADCTRVALSHLCSEVDWVLSGINAGGNLGADTYISGTVAAVREAALHGIPGIAISHYRKGKRPIHWETAARWTATVVNQLLRLPLDPGSFWNVNLPHLEPDDPDPELVFCPLSTQPLPVNYRVEGDQLIYVGDYAQRSREPGSDVDVCFSGQIAVTKIQL